The following proteins come from a genomic window of Vallitaleaceae bacterium 9-2:
- the groES gene encoding co-chaperone GroES gives MKLVPLGDRVVIKQLEAEETTKSGIVLPGAAKEKPQEAEVVSVGPGGIVDGKEVQMQVKVGDKIIYSKYAGTEVKLQGEEYIIVRQNDILAIVE, from the coding sequence ATGAAATTGGTGCCATTAGGAGACAGAGTGGTTATTAAGCAATTGGAGGCAGAAGAAACGACAAAATCAGGAATTGTATTACCTGGTGCTGCAAAAGAAAAACCTCAAGAAGCAGAGGTTGTATCAGTAGGTCCAGGCGGAATTGTTGATGGAAAAGAAGTTCAAATGCAAGTTAAAGTCGGAGATAAGATTATCTATTCGAAGTATGCTGGAACAGAAGTCAAACTTCAAGGAGAAGAATATATTATCGTTCGACAAAACGATATATTAGCTATTGTAGAATAA
- a CDS encoding DNA glycosylase, whose product MYVLKIPYEELDIYKILQSGQVFRYEVISEKDYVLIYQNHYVHVKKVEGGYHFYCEEQEFYTVWSLYLALDLNYQEINQAIIKADPRLEAVIQEQKGLRILRQDPFEMLLTFIISQSKAIPQIRKLVNALSDQYGQYLGEVESRPIYAFPTSHALQEITQEQFRAMKFGYRAPYLVDAIKQVCEGKVVLDLNASLDANQTMEMLKQIKGVGDKVASCVALFGLGYMEAFPVDVWMRKTMVYLYDTLDAKTKDIHIQQFGEKLFGVYAGIAQQYIFEYGRQMIKIL is encoded by the coding sequence ATGTATGTGTTAAAAATTCCTTATGAGGAGTTGGATATATATAAAATTTTGCAAAGCGGTCAAGTCTTTCGTTATGAGGTCATATCAGAAAAAGACTATGTCTTAATTTATCAAAATCATTATGTGCATGTAAAAAAAGTCGAAGGTGGTTATCACTTTTATTGTGAGGAACAAGAATTTTATACAGTATGGTCGCTATATTTGGCGCTTGATTTAAATTATCAAGAGATTAATCAAGCAATTATTAAGGCCGACCCACGTTTAGAAGCGGTTATACAGGAGCAAAAAGGCTTAAGAATCCTTCGCCAAGATCCATTTGAGATGCTTTTGACCTTTATTATATCCCAATCAAAGGCGATTCCTCAGATTCGTAAGCTCGTTAATGCGCTCTCAGATCAATATGGACAGTACCTAGGTGAAGTCGAATCTAGACCGATATATGCTTTTCCAACCAGCCATGCATTGCAAGAGATTACACAAGAACAGTTTCGTGCTATGAAGTTTGGCTATAGAGCGCCATATCTTGTTGATGCCATTAAGCAGGTATGTGAAGGTAAAGTGGTGCTTGATTTGAATGCAAGTTTAGACGCCAATCAAACCATGGAAATGTTAAAGCAGATTAAAGGTGTAGGCGATAAAGTGGCATCGTGTGTCGCATTATTTGGATTGGGCTATATGGAAGCTTTTCCGGTGGATGTATGGATGCGAAAAACAATGGTGTACTTGTATGACACGCTTGATGCAAAAACCAAGGATATCCACATACAGCAATTTGGTGAAAAGCTGTTTGGAGTATATGCAGGCATAGCTCAACAATACATTTTTGAATATGGACGACAAATGATAAAAATTCTATAA
- a CDS encoding DUF6062 family protein, which yields MAKEEIYTIPLWDAVKDDGECPFCFLEKKLEKDLIDFCLSDAYMQKDFRQTTNKIGFCRNHFTQLFQSPNRLGLTLVNQSHTMEMLETFKQATENLKSTKKLFKKKADTNTSLHHLYDLLTKDCYICGRIEETMTRYYETFFYLYKKDDSFKAFIPNTKSFCMPHYIKLIETGQASISASVFEEFINDTRPHFIKNMERVLDDMQWFVNKYDYRYEKEPWKDAKDAPKRSIQKINGTVL from the coding sequence ATGGCAAAGGAAGAAATATATACGATACCCTTATGGGACGCAGTTAAAGATGACGGCGAATGCCCTTTTTGTTTTCTTGAAAAAAAGCTAGAAAAAGATTTAATTGATTTTTGTTTAAGTGATGCTTATATGCAAAAAGATTTTCGTCAAACGACCAACAAGATTGGTTTTTGCCGCAACCACTTCACGCAGCTTTTCCAATCCCCAAATCGTCTTGGCTTGACCCTTGTAAATCAAAGCCATACAATGGAGATGCTAGAAACATTTAAGCAAGCTACTGAAAATTTGAAAAGCACAAAAAAACTATTCAAGAAAAAAGCAGACACGAATACATCTTTACACCATTTATACGATTTACTTACAAAAGATTGTTATATTTGCGGACGCATCGAGGAAACAATGACACGCTATTATGAAACCTTTTTTTATCTCTATAAAAAGGACGATTCTTTTAAAGCATTTATTCCCAACACAAAAAGTTTTTGTATGCCGCATTATATTAAGCTAATTGAAACTGGACAGGCAAGTATTTCTGCTTCTGTTTTTGAAGAGTTCATTAACGATACGCGCCCACATTTTATAAAAAATATGGAGCGTGTCCTTGACGATATGCAATGGTTTGTCAATAAATATGATTATCGTTATGAAAAAGAACCTTGGAAAGATGCAAAGGATGCTCCAAAGCGTTCTATACAAAAAATCAACGGAACCGTTCTATAA
- a CDS encoding DUF2225 domain-containing protein — protein sequence MDNIFKDLEGLGFKNISDADLFKDETKKKSIEKKEKVKASTTQMYIYQRKVDCPICKHSFQTSTVRTGRVRFQGTELDLRPLYMGFDPIPYEVTVCNYCGYAAINKYFKTVSDAKKRAIIENITRNYIGHKYNEILTYEEAVERYKLVLLNSAVGGDGNGIKAYICLKISWLYRGWQESIKASENQNEALLKKLKTYEIVFVEKAYEGFKLAYSNETLPIMGIDDMTMEYIIAELARRLGDVRIAKQWLGKVIGHPDVSKRLRDKVYDVKELINEHIKQVEKKSQPS from the coding sequence ATGGATAATATTTTTAAGGATCTTGAAGGCTTAGGCTTCAAGAATATTTCGGATGCAGACTTGTTCAAAGACGAGACAAAAAAGAAGAGCATAGAAAAAAAAGAGAAAGTAAAAGCATCAACAACGCAAATGTACATTTATCAACGTAAAGTTGACTGCCCTATCTGCAAGCATTCTTTTCAAACATCAACGGTACGTACCGGACGTGTAAGATTTCAAGGAACAGAGTTAGATTTGCGTCCGTTATATATGGGATTTGATCCGATACCTTATGAAGTAACAGTATGTAACTATTGTGGATATGCTGCGATTAATAAATATTTTAAAACCGTAAGTGACGCTAAGAAAAGAGCCATCATTGAAAATATTACACGTAATTATATTGGACATAAGTACAATGAAATTCTTACCTATGAAGAGGCGGTTGAACGCTACAAGCTGGTGTTGCTTAACAGTGCAGTCGGTGGAGATGGTAATGGGATTAAAGCGTATATCTGTCTTAAGATAAGCTGGTTATATCGAGGATGGCAAGAATCAATCAAAGCGTCTGAGAATCAAAATGAAGCGCTGCTAAAAAAACTTAAAACCTACGAAATTGTTTTTGTTGAAAAGGCTTATGAAGGTTTTAAGTTGGCTTATTCAAATGAAACACTTCCGATTATGGGCATTGATGATATGACGATGGAGTATATTATTGCAGAACTTGCGCGGCGCTTAGGCGATGTGCGAATAGCGAAGCAATGGTTGGGTAAAGTTATAGGACATCCAGATGTGTCTAAACGATTACGCGATAAAGTATATGATGTAAAAGAATTAATTAATGAACATATAAAACAAGTAGAAAAAAAATCACAGCCAAGTTAG
- a CDS encoding glutamine--tRNA ligase/YqeY domain fusion protein: MEETISKSFIEHIIDKDIEEGRTSTVITRFPPEPNGYLHIGHAKAITTNYTIAEKYNGKFNLRFDDTDPSKEKIEFVESIKEDVAWLGADYEDRIFFASSYFEQLYDAAIELIKRGKAYVCDLTPEQMREYRGTLTEAGKESPYRNRSVEENLDLFERMKNGEFPDGSKILRAKIDMASPNMNMRDPGIYRISHMEHYAAGDKWCVYPLYDFAHPIEDAIEGVSHSLCGLEFEDHRPLYDWVLEALEWKNPPRQVEFAELSLSHTILGKRRIRPLVEEGLIDGWDDPRLATIRGLRRRGYTKESIRKFFEMVGLSKSKSKVDIAMLEHALREDLKLKVPRIMAVINPLKITITNYEEGKVEYLPAVNNTENEELGSHEIPFTREIYIEREDFMETPPNKKYRRLSPGVEVRLMHAYFIRCEEIVKDENGEVIELKCTYDPATKSGSGFNERKPKGTIHWVSATEGVATEVHMYDRLFVEQDNDGENTLVFNELSKVIYPKAYVEPIIREYNVEDKFQFVRHGYFNIDPKETTDEKYVLNLAVSLKSSYK; the protein is encoded by the coding sequence ATGGAAGAAACAATTTCAAAAAGTTTTATTGAACATATTATTGATAAAGATATTGAAGAGGGCAGAACTTCTACGGTCATAACGCGGTTTCCGCCAGAACCCAATGGTTATTTGCATATTGGACATGCAAAAGCGATTACAACTAATTATACAATAGCAGAAAAATATAATGGAAAGTTTAATCTTCGTTTTGATGATACGGATCCATCAAAAGAAAAAATCGAATTTGTAGAAAGTATAAAAGAAGATGTGGCATGGTTAGGTGCAGACTATGAAGATCGAATCTTTTTTGCGTCTAGCTATTTCGAGCAATTATATGATGCAGCCATTGAATTAATTAAAAGGGGTAAAGCCTATGTATGTGACTTGACGCCTGAACAAATGCGTGAGTATCGAGGAACCCTTACAGAAGCAGGTAAAGAGAGCCCCTATCGCAACCGCAGTGTTGAAGAAAATCTAGATCTGTTTGAGCGAATGAAAAATGGTGAATTTCCAGATGGAAGCAAGATTCTACGTGCAAAAATTGATATGGCTTCACCAAATATGAATATGCGTGATCCGGGTATATACCGTATATCCCATATGGAACATTATGCAGCGGGAGATAAATGGTGCGTTTATCCTTTGTATGACTTTGCACATCCAATTGAGGATGCGATTGAAGGCGTAAGCCATTCTCTATGTGGATTGGAATTTGAAGATCATCGTCCGCTATATGATTGGGTACTTGAAGCTCTTGAATGGAAAAACCCACCACGACAAGTGGAGTTTGCTGAGTTGAGTTTATCTCATACCATTCTTGGAAAGCGCCGTATCCGTCCACTCGTTGAAGAAGGATTAATTGATGGTTGGGATGATCCCCGTTTGGCAACAATTAGAGGATTAAGACGTCGTGGTTATACCAAGGAGTCTATTCGCAAGTTTTTTGAAATGGTAGGATTGTCTAAGAGTAAGTCAAAGGTTGATATTGCAATGCTTGAACATGCACTTCGAGAAGACTTGAAACTTAAAGTGCCTCGAATTATGGCTGTCATCAATCCATTAAAGATTACGATTACCAATTATGAAGAAGGTAAGGTAGAATACTTGCCGGCGGTTAATAATACAGAAAATGAAGAATTAGGTTCGCATGAGATTCCGTTCACACGTGAGATATATATTGAACGTGAAGACTTTATGGAGACACCTCCAAATAAAAAATATCGACGCCTTTCTCCAGGAGTTGAGGTTCGTCTGATGCATGCGTATTTTATTCGATGTGAAGAAATTGTCAAAGATGAAAATGGCGAAGTCATTGAATTAAAGTGTACTTATGATCCGGCAACCAAGAGTGGAAGCGGCTTTAATGAACGCAAACCAAAAGGAACTATTCATTGGGTTTCTGCAACAGAAGGTGTAGCAACAGAAGTTCATATGTATGATCGATTATTTGTTGAACAAGACAACGACGGTGAGAATACACTTGTGTTTAACGAGCTTTCAAAAGTGATCTATCCAAAGGCGTATGTTGAGCCAATTATTCGTGAATATAACGTGGAAGACAAGTTTCAATTTGTTCGACATGGATATTTTAATATTGATCCAAAAGAGACAACTGACGAGAAATATGTGCTAAATCTAGCGGTTTCATTAAAAAGTTCTTACAAATAA
- a CDS encoding polya polymerase, which translates to MIIKNIKNVDRFFETVDQCKGRVELVTKQGDRLNLKSKLSQYVSLTNMFSDPKIEEIELLVSEPEDIALLLQYLVQG; encoded by the coding sequence ATGATTATAAAAAATATCAAAAATGTAGATCGTTTTTTTGAAACTGTTGACCAATGTAAAGGACGTGTTGAACTGGTAACAAAACAAGGAGACCGATTGAATTTAAAATCCAAATTGTCTCAATATGTTTCGCTGACCAATATGTTCTCAGATCCTAAAATAGAAGAAATTGAGTTGCTTGTGTCAGAACCGGAAGATATCGCGTTATTATTGCAATATCTTGTTCAAGGATAA
- a CDS encoding carbohydrate kinase, giving the protein MADIVALGELLIDFTPLKATDKVAFERNAGGAPANVLAAVTRLGRSSRFVGCVGQDMFGTYLKSFLETCNIDSQYLKMTSEYPTTLAFVALKDDGDRDFSFYRNPGADLMLSKEDIDVQIFEDASIFHFGSLSLTDEPVRGATLKSLELAKQKKMIISYDPNLRPPLWSSLDVAKTTILSVMDQVDILKISEEELLFLTGEQDIEQGSKLLYEQYRIPLILVTLGPNGCGVRQADRFSVIAGIKVQAVDTTGAGDSHLGAMLYHIIEDGRRPEDIEFDKIKEFVRFANTMAAYVTTQYGSAAIMPSYAKVQEIYSLTEKLN; this is encoded by the coding sequence ATGGCAGATATTGTAGCATTAGGAGAATTACTTATAGATTTTACGCCGCTTAAAGCGACAGATAAGGTAGCCTTTGAACGCAATGCAGGAGGAGCACCGGCAAATGTTTTAGCAGCAGTGACACGCCTAGGACGCAGCAGTCGATTTGTAGGGTGTGTCGGACAAGATATGTTTGGTACATATTTAAAAAGCTTTTTGGAGACATGTAACATTGATAGTCAGTACTTAAAGATGACATCAGAATATCCAACAACACTTGCCTTTGTTGCCTTAAAAGATGATGGTGATAGAGACTTTAGTTTTTATCGAAACCCAGGCGCCGATTTAATGCTTTCCAAGGAAGATATAGATGTCCAGATATTTGAGGACGCTTCGATTTTTCATTTCGGTTCCCTTTCCTTGACGGATGAACCTGTTCGCGGGGCTACGCTTAAGAGCCTTGAACTGGCAAAGCAAAAGAAGATGATTATTAGTTATGACCCTAATCTACGTCCGCCATTATGGTCATCGTTGGACGTGGCAAAGACAACGATTCTATCGGTTATGGACCAAGTGGATATCCTTAAAATTTCTGAGGAAGAACTGTTGTTTTTAACGGGAGAACAAGATATTGAACAGGGTTCGAAGCTTCTGTATGAACAATACAGGATACCGCTTATCTTGGTTACACTAGGACCCAATGGTTGTGGTGTGCGTCAAGCGGATAGATTTTCTGTAATTGCTGGTATAAAAGTTCAAGCTGTCGATACCACAGGTGCAGGCGATAGTCATTTAGGTGCAATGCTTTACCATATTATTGAAGATGGTCGACGCCCGGAGGATATTGAGTTTGATAAAATCAAGGAATTTGTACGTTTTGCAAATACAATGGCAGCCTATGTGACAACCCAATATGGAAGTGCCGCTATCATGCCAAGTTATGCAAAAGTACAAGAAATTTACAGCTTGACAGAAAAGCTTAATTAG
- a CDS encoding MBL fold metallo-hydrolase — MKQLVKNNVSWLGYIDWELESFHGDDYSIYNGSSQNAYLIQEEKTVLIDTVWAPHRFEFIDNLKKEIDLSEIDFIVVNHGEVDHSGALVDLMKEIPDTPIYCTANAVKSLEGQYGKHDWNLNIVKTGDSVDIGNGKQLIFVEMRMLHWPDSMATYMTGDNILFSNDAFGQHFAVEELFNDRADQCLLEKEAMKYYANILNPFSPLVARKIEEIVALNIPIDIIAPSHGAIWRDNPMQIVEKYVAWSDNYQENQLTIVYDTMWEGTTKIAHKIAEAARDLSPDTVVKVFNCAKADKNEIMTEVFKSRAVAVGSPTMGNDILSSVDGWIHFLKTLKFKNKKAATFGCYGWSGEGVKVLKERMADAGFEVVEASIQSFWNPDEDDFVKAKDLVESLLK, encoded by the coding sequence ATGAAGCAATTGGTGAAAAATAATGTGAGCTGGCTTGGTTATATCGACTGGGAACTTGAATCTTTTCATGGAGATGATTATTCGATTTATAATGGATCAAGTCAAAACGCATATTTGATTCAAGAGGAAAAAACGGTTCTTATTGATACGGTATGGGCTCCCCATCGCTTTGAGTTTATTGACAACTTAAAAAAAGAGATTGACTTGTCGGAGATAGATTTTATTGTGGTTAATCATGGAGAGGTAGACCATTCAGGGGCTCTTGTGGATTTAATGAAAGAAATACCAGATACTCCGATTTATTGTACAGCCAATGCGGTTAAAAGTTTGGAAGGACAGTATGGTAAGCATGATTGGAACTTAAATATCGTTAAAACGGGGGATTCTGTTGATATAGGTAATGGAAAGCAATTAATTTTTGTTGAAATGCGCATGCTGCACTGGCCAGATAGTATGGCTACATACATGACAGGGGATAATATTTTATTTTCCAATGATGCCTTTGGACAACACTTTGCAGTAGAAGAGCTGTTTAATGATCGAGCTGACCAGTGTTTATTGGAAAAAGAGGCAATGAAATACTATGCCAATATTTTAAATCCTTTTTCCCCGTTGGTAGCTAGAAAAATAGAAGAAATTGTGGCATTAAATATACCTATTGATATTATTGCGCCTAGTCATGGTGCGATATGGCGTGACAACCCGATGCAAATTGTTGAAAAATACGTTGCGTGGTCGGATAATTACCAAGAAAATCAATTGACCATTGTCTATGATACCATGTGGGAAGGAACGACAAAGATTGCCCATAAAATAGCCGAAGCCGCTAGAGATTTAAGTCCAGATACCGTGGTTAAAGTATTTAACTGTGCCAAAGCAGACAAAAATGAAATTATGACCGAAGTGTTTAAGTCCCGTGCGGTAGCTGTCGGATCGCCAACCATGGGGAACGATATTCTATCAAGTGTGGATGGATGGATTCATTTTTTGAAAACGCTAAAGTTTAAAAATAAAAAAGCTGCCACTTTTGGATGTTATGGATGGAGTGGAGAAGGGGTTAAAGTCCTCAAAGAACGTATGGCAGATGCTGGTTTTGAAGTCGTAGAAGCATCAATTCAGTCGTTTTGGAATCCGGATGAAGATGATTTTGTCAAGGCAAAAGATCTTGTCGAAAGTTTATTAAAATAA
- a CDS encoding glycoside hydrolase family 32 protein yields the protein MSKLLDNANAYIQKNKDRTKNHPKFHYSPPIGWMNDPNGLCYYNGEYHLYYQHNPYKIHWDLMYWGHATSRDLLQWQDHPVALAPEEAYELDGCFSGSAIEIDDKLYLMYTGHLDREGVVLQNQNIAISHDGITFEKHTDNPVLDAKDLPQGALAQDFRDPKVFKYKDTYWSVIVGRPEEVGGAVLLYRSEDMLHWDYVGVLAKSDQGKQEIWECPDLMTLNQEEVLIYSIIELAKDDGKTVRPNMHPTEYKLGKVDLEEAHGDWHTTRDLDCGFNFYAPQTFVDPSGERIMIGWISPWDGDEEVRIDNGWAGLMSIPRVLSVDQGWLIQQPVEAIKDLRKDDGIRIQEAMLYNESKAFDTMNGQHFDLSFTVDISEAREFCIEIAKGKACTTSLTYDVVGQEWIFDRRNNGEKNMLPMTANNQWYGLRTIRQERVIKTMDVRVLMDRYSVEIFADGGRRVFTALIDPHEDGENIVFSSRGKSTLYNVEFYSLI from the coding sequence ATGAGTAAGTTACTAGATAATGCGAATGCATATATACAAAAAAACAAGGACAGAACAAAAAACCATCCCAAATTTCACTATAGCCCACCTATTGGATGGATGAATGACCCCAATGGTCTTTGTTACTACAATGGAGAATATCATCTATACTATCAACATAATCCTTATAAAATTCATTGGGACCTTATGTATTGGGGACATGCAACGTCTCGAGACCTTCTTCAGTGGCAAGACCACCCGGTGGCTTTGGCACCAGAGGAAGCATATGAGCTGGATGGATGTTTTTCCGGAAGTGCAATCGAGATTGACGATAAGCTATATCTTATGTATACAGGGCACTTAGACCGAGAGGGTGTGGTCTTACAAAATCAAAACATCGCCATCAGTCACGATGGAATAACCTTTGAAAAACATACGGACAATCCGGTCTTAGATGCCAAGGATTTGCCTCAGGGTGCTTTGGCTCAAGATTTTAGAGACCCCAAAGTCTTCAAATATAAGGATACCTATTGGTCGGTGATTGTTGGGCGACCCGAAGAAGTCGGAGGCGCTGTTTTACTCTATCGCTCCGAAGATATGTTACATTGGGACTATGTAGGAGTTCTTGCCAAAAGTGACCAAGGAAAGCAAGAGATATGGGAGTGTCCGGATTTAATGACGTTAAATCAAGAAGAGGTTCTTATCTATTCAATTATTGAATTGGCCAAGGATGATGGGAAAACAGTTCGCCCCAATATGCATCCGACCGAATACAAGCTTGGAAAAGTGGACTTGGAAGAGGCGCATGGTGATTGGCATACAACAAGAGACTTAGACTGTGGTTTTAATTTTTATGCACCTCAAACCTTTGTTGATCCGTCAGGAGAACGTATTATGATTGGTTGGATTAGTCCATGGGACGGCGACGAAGAGGTTCGTATTGACAATGGATGGGCTGGATTAATGTCTATTCCAAGAGTATTAAGTGTAGATCAAGGATGGTTGATACAACAGCCGGTTGAAGCAATCAAGGACCTTCGTAAGGATGATGGAATTCGGATTCAAGAAGCAATGCTTTATAATGAATCCAAAGCATTTGACACAATGAACGGCCAACACTTTGATTTGAGTTTTACCGTAGATATAAGCGAAGCTAGAGAATTTTGTATAGAGATAGCCAAAGGAAAAGCCTGCACGACATCGTTGACTTATGATGTGGTAGGACAAGAATGGATATTTGACCGTCGTAATAATGGAGAAAAAAACATGTTGCCCATGACGGCCAACAACCAGTGGTATGGACTAAGAACAATCCGTCAAGAGCGTGTTATAAAAACCATGGACGTTCGTGTGCTAATGGATAGATATAGTGTAGAGATATTTGCTGATGGAGGTAGACGTGTCTTTACAGCATTGATAGATCCTCACGAAGATGGAGAAAATATTGTGTTTTCAAGCCGAGGCAAATCCACGCTGTACAATGTAGAGTTTTATAGTTTGATATGA
- a CDS encoding carbohydrate ABC transporter permease has translation MAKKKITRLLFYILITCVSLLFIFPMLWMIVSSFKIDEHIYRDIGTIFAFIPRMGDMTLKPYRELLSMYNVFKNMGNSLIYASLTVIFGLMVNSLAGYALAKFEFPFKNAVLMLIIALMIVPVEATILPLYMVVFRIKLINTIAGYLLPFIANVMNIFLFRQYFLSFPEELSEAARIDGLGHFKLFYKIVFPISKPIYVTIGIITFLASWNDFLWPVMALSNSELMPVQVALNAIFSDTYNIFTSHTMAALTLVTLPVVILYMFFQKQIVEGVARSGIK, from the coding sequence ATGGCGAAGAAAAAAATAACAAGGCTACTTTTTTATATACTTATTACTTGCGTGTCCTTACTTTTTATATTCCCAATGTTGTGGATGATTGTATCGTCTTTTAAAATCGATGAGCATATTTATCGAGATATAGGGACCATCTTTGCCTTTATACCTCGAATGGGTGATATGACTTTAAAGCCCTATAGAGAGCTTCTAAGTATGTACAATGTCTTTAAAAACATGGGTAACAGCCTGATCTATGCAAGCTTAACAGTCATTTTTGGCCTGATGGTCAATTCCCTTGCAGGTTATGCTTTAGCCAAGTTTGAATTTCCGTTTAAAAATGCAGTGTTGATGTTGATTATCGCGCTAATGATTGTACCGGTAGAGGCAACTATCTTACCTTTATATATGGTTGTCTTTCGAATAAAACTGATTAATACCATCGCAGGATATTTATTACCCTTTATTGCGAATGTGATGAATATTTTCTTGTTTCGACAATATTTCTTGTCATTTCCTGAAGAACTATCTGAAGCAGCTCGAATTGATGGGTTGGGACACTTCAAATTGTTCTATAAGATTGTCTTTCCTATTAGCAAGCCCATATATGTAACCATTGGGATTATTACCTTTTTAGCATCATGGAATGACTTTTTATGGCCGGTCATGGCGTTGTCCAATTCAGAATTGATGCCGGTTCAAGTGGCACTTAATGCGATTTTTAGTGATACCTACAATATATTCACAAGCCATACGATGGCTGCCTTAACATTGGTTACCTTACCGGTTGTCATCTTATATATGTTTTTCCAAAAACAGATTGTCGAAGGTGTTGCGCGTTCAGGTATAAAATAA
- a CDS encoding sugar ABC transporter permease gives MEIVKQKPKYSFKESITAYAFLLPALILAFTFVILPIFSAFINGFTDYYLLKPDEKTFIGIDNFVRMTSDTLLLKTFKNTVYFVVLVVPLQLGMALVLALIVNKKLKFNGYFRMAYFAPAVLSLVVISILWSVLLNPSSGLANELLTMIGIPRQKFLTSTTQAMPTIVAISAWSGCGYQMLIFLAGLKNIEHSLYEAAEIDGANNWSKFLHITIPSLRPVTMFLIITTTIQAFKLIVQPMVMTGGGPDYSTMTILQYIYEYGFRHRNVGYVSAITLVFTLFLVVVSILIKKVLKEE, from the coding sequence ATGGAAATAGTAAAACAAAAACCTAAATATTCATTCAAAGAATCCATAACTGCCTATGCGTTTTTATTGCCTGCATTAATTCTTGCCTTTACATTTGTCATTTTGCCGATATTTTCAGCATTTATTAACGGATTTACAGATTACTACCTATTAAAACCAGATGAAAAAACGTTCATTGGAATTGATAATTTTGTTCGAATGACATCAGATACATTGCTATTAAAGACTTTTAAAAACACAGTTTATTTTGTGGTCCTTGTTGTTCCACTTCAGCTGGGAATGGCCTTGGTGTTGGCACTTATCGTCAACAAAAAATTAAAGTTTAACGGATATTTTCGTATGGCCTATTTTGCGCCAGCGGTCTTGTCACTTGTTGTTATCTCGATTCTGTGGTCAGTGCTTTTAAATCCATCTTCGGGACTTGCCAACGAACTATTAACAATGATTGGGATACCCAGACAAAAATTCTTAACCAGTACCACCCAAGCGATGCCAACAATTGTGGCCATCTCAGCATGGTCAGGATGCGGATATCAGATGCTTATCTTCTTGGCAGGGCTAAAAAACATTGAGCATAGTTTGTATGAAGCAGCAGAAATCGACGGTGCCAATAATTGGAGTAAATTTTTACATATTACCATACCTTCATTACGACCGGTGACGATGTTTTTGATTATTACGACAACAATTCAAGCGTTTAAACTTATCGTACAACCTATGGTTATGACTGGAGGCGGTCCGGATTATTCGACAATGACAATTTTACAATACATTTATGAATATGGATTTAGGCACCGTAATGTCGGTTATGTAAGTGCCATTACGCTTGTTTTTACCCTGTTTTTGGTCGTTGTATCCATACTCATAAAAAAAGTACTTAAGGAGGAATAA